In uncultured Cohaesibacter sp., a genomic segment contains:
- a CDS encoding SDR family oxidoreductase, with translation MGRLTMGWQGQVLKYSAFLDKRSFLAPVPDNEVQLQRPVAPQGKAMIVGVSSRRSIGFGIAEQLADHGWDTMVTTRRKDKFLEISQRHDVRELDYAEGFDDIADVTDLTGLVFCIAKSSVTSQKGLLGTSRDEFLQTISDSAYSYIAVVNEVLKRNPNLKSIVALSFLGGEKVIPGYDAIGVAKAALEQTNRILASELGERGIRCNIVSAGSVRTPASRVLPDFTKMHALLSLHSFLRRPVTNEEIAGSVEFLLSDASGGMTGEVLQVNGGLNHSMGL, from the coding sequence GTGGGTCGATTGACGATGGGTTGGCAAGGGCAAGTCCTTAAATACAGTGCATTTCTCGACAAACGCAGTTTTCTGGCTCCTGTGCCTGATAACGAGGTGCAGCTCCAGCGCCCTGTCGCGCCACAAGGCAAGGCAATGATCGTTGGCGTCAGCTCCCGCCGGTCCATCGGTTTCGGCATCGCTGAGCAACTGGCTGATCATGGCTGGGACACGATGGTCACCACGCGCCGCAAGGACAAGTTCCTCGAGATTTCACAGCGCCATGACGTGCGCGAGCTGGACTATGCCGAAGGGTTTGATGACATTGCTGACGTGACGGATCTGACCGGGCTCGTGTTCTGCATTGCCAAATCCAGCGTGACGTCGCAGAAGGGGCTGCTCGGCACCTCGCGTGACGAATTCCTGCAGACCATCAGCGACAGCGCCTATTCCTATATCGCTGTCGTCAATGAAGTGCTGAAGCGCAACCCCAACCTCAAGTCGATTGTGGCCCTGTCTTTCCTTGGTGGGGAGAAGGTTATTCCCGGCTATGATGCCATTGGTGTTGCCAAGGCTGCTCTCGAGCAGACCAACCGTATTCTGGCGTCCGAGCTGGGCGAGCGCGGCATCCGTTGCAACATTGTTTCTGCCGGTTCCGTGCGTACGCCGGCTTCGCGGGTGCTGCCGGACTTCACGAAGATGCACGCGCTTCTGAGCCTGCATTCCTTCCTGCGCCGTCCGGTGACCAACGAAGAGATTGCCGGTAGCGTCGAGTTCCTGCTCTCCGATGCCTCCGGTGGCATGACGGGCGAAGTGCTGCAGGTCAATGGCGGCCTCAATCACTCGATGGGGCTCTGA
- a CDS encoding zinc ribbon domain-containing protein YjdM: protein MSELPACPQCGSTYTYEDGALLICPECAHEWSADQAGAEDDAEAIIRDANGTPLADGDTVTVIKDLKIKGTNDVVKVGTKVKNIRIVGGDHDIDCKIPGIGPMGLKSEFVKKVSD, encoded by the coding sequence ATGAGCGAACTGCCAGCCTGCCCGCAATGCGGCAGCACCTACACCTACGAAGACGGAGCCCTGCTGATCTGCCCTGAATGTGCCCACGAATGGTCAGCCGATCAGGCTGGTGCAGAGGACGACGCCGAGGCCATCATCCGCGACGCCAACGGCACCCCGCTTGCCGATGGCGACACGGTCACGGTCATCAAGGATCTCAAGATCAAGGGCACCAATGACGTGGTCAAGGTGGGCACCAAGGTGAAGAACATCCGCATCGTCGGCGGCGATCACGACATCGACTGCAAGATCCCCGGCATCGGCCCGATGGGGCTGAAATCGGAATTTGTCAAGAAAGTCTCCGACTGA
- a CDS encoding NAD-dependent succinate-semialdehyde dehydrogenase: MELQDNSLLETRAYINGEWRELESHFDVTNPATGEVIAKVSDCSIDDVKEAIDAAYEAQKEWAARTGKERGAILRKWFDLMVANADDLGHILCAEMGKPLPEAIGEIHYGASFIEWFSEEAKRVYGDIIPGHQRDKRLMVLKQPVGVVGSITPWNFPNAMIARKVAPALAVGCSFVARPAELTPLSAIAMAVLAERAGVPKGVFNVIPNSHSAATGKELCANPKVSKITFTGSTRVGKILMSQCAETIKKMSMELGGNAPFIVFDDANLDAAVEGAMIAKYRNNGQTCVCANRLYVQSGVYDAFAEKLTAAVARLKPGNGMDEGVTVGPLINMDAVEKVESHLKDAADKGAKVLTGGSRLSGTFFEPTVIADVPADALVSNEETFGPVAPLIRFETEEEVIAMANNTEFGLAGYFFANDLSRVWRVAEAMQTGMVGVNTGLVSTEVAPFGGIKQSGLGREGSKYGIEDYLEVKYVCIGGI, from the coding sequence ATGGAACTGCAAGACAACAGCCTGCTTGAAACCCGCGCCTATATCAACGGCGAATGGCGGGAGCTGGAAAGCCACTTCGACGTGACCAACCCGGCCACCGGCGAGGTCATCGCGAAGGTTTCCGATTGCAGCATCGACGACGTCAAGGAAGCCATCGATGCCGCCTACGAGGCCCAGAAGGAATGGGCAGCCCGCACCGGCAAGGAACGCGGGGCCATCCTGCGCAAGTGGTTCGACCTGATGGTCGCCAACGCCGACGATCTGGGTCACATTCTCTGCGCGGAAATGGGCAAGCCGCTGCCTGAAGCCATTGGCGAGATCCACTATGGCGCTTCCTTCATCGAATGGTTCTCCGAGGAAGCCAAGCGCGTCTATGGCGATATCATTCCCGGTCACCAGCGCGACAAGCGCCTCATGGTCCTCAAGCAGCCTGTCGGTGTTGTCGGCTCGATCACGCCATGGAACTTCCCCAATGCCATGATCGCTCGCAAGGTCGCCCCGGCGCTGGCCGTCGGCTGCAGCTTTGTTGCCCGCCCTGCCGAACTCACCCCGCTGTCAGCCATCGCCATGGCAGTGTTGGCCGAGCGGGCCGGTGTGCCCAAAGGGGTCTTCAACGTCATCCCCAACAGCCATTCGGCCGCAACGGGCAAGGAGCTGTGCGCCAACCCGAAAGTCTCCAAGATCACTTTCACCGGCTCCACTCGCGTCGGCAAGATCCTGATGAGCCAGTGCGCCGAGACCATCAAGAAGATGAGCATGGAACTGGGCGGCAATGCCCCCTTCATCGTCTTCGATGACGCCAATCTGGACGCCGCGGTCGAAGGCGCGATGATCGCCAAATATCGCAACAACGGCCAGACCTGCGTCTGCGCCAACCGGCTCTATGTGCAATCCGGTGTCTATGATGCCTTCGCCGAGAAGCTGACCGCCGCTGTCGCAAGGTTGAAGCCGGGCAATGGCATGGATGAAGGCGTCACCGTCGGCCCGCTCATCAACATGGACGCCGTCGAGAAGGTCGAGAGCCACCTCAAGGATGCCGCCGACAAAGGCGCCAAGGTGCTGACCGGTGGCTCCCGCCTCAGCGGCACCTTCTTTGAACCCACCGTCATTGCCGATGTACCGGCAGACGCCCTCGTCTCCAATGAAGAAACCTTCGGCCCGGTGGCGCCGCTCATCCGCTTCGAGACCGAAGAAGAGGTCATCGCCATGGCCAACAACACCGAGTTCGGTCTTGCCGGCTATTTCTTCGCCAACGACCTATCCCGTGTCTGGCGCGTCGCTGAAGCCATGCAAACCGGCATGGTCGGCGTCAACACCGGTCTGGTCTCCACCGAGGTCGCTCCCTTCGGCGGCATCAAGCAGTCCGGCCTTGGCCGCGAAGGCTCCAAATATGGCATCGAGGATTATCTCGAAGTCAAATATGTCTGCATCGGTGGCATCTGA
- a CDS encoding methyl-accepting chemotaxis protein, with product MFSKLMITTKMLVASILTLVVVLAAGITFIGWQSSSVTKDITFEEAKAVTETQVAKVQNTLQLGLTSAANLAYSLSGLKQEDVTDRKAWSGLLLHVLENSKDLSGTWGAVIGDKLDGKDAQAANTEYHDASGIWRPYFFRNPDGSIGFRTIADMDKKSKEDLSWFYGAFDSGKPYATEPYSWDMGGKTVTGVSLAVPIKDASGKTIGVAGTDIILTQLSEYLSTIKPLGSGTVQLISREGKWIAHSDQSLLGKDWQEGRNAKDLDHQAELLEAIKSGREISYEGYSNALGTDVIRFVDPVPIGDTGNSLALIVSVPLDSVYAASRQITLSVVVTGIVLILAVSLALFLVGQSVIRKPLTATTETINALINRQYDVSIGYLDRKDEIGQINHALEIFRESSQRAEQLTMEQEKEKQEQLRRAAKVNELAREFDSQISGLLDTVSSSVERLDLTSQQLTQGADSTSMRSNAVAAASEQASANVEAVASAAEELFASVNEINRQVDQSNQIASEAVAQANHTNSKIEGLSHAASRIGEVVKLITDVAEQTNLLALNATIEAARAGEAGKGFAVVAAEVKGLAEQTSKATDEIAQQIQAVQNETNGAVTAIGEITATIEQMNRIAAAITEAVQQQGMATQEIARNIQEASAGTREVSSNIAGVSNSASETGEAARHVSESAHDLTNEAVGLRKSVNGFFDDIRKVMGA from the coding sequence ATGTTTTCCAAATTGATGATCACGACCAAAATGCTCGTCGCAAGTATACTGACGCTCGTTGTCGTCCTTGCTGCCGGCATAACCTTCATTGGTTGGCAGAGCTCTTCCGTAACCAAAGACATAACATTTGAAGAAGCCAAAGCCGTAACGGAAACCCAGGTTGCCAAGGTGCAGAACACCTTGCAGCTCGGCCTCACCTCCGCCGCCAACCTTGCCTATTCTCTTTCTGGTCTGAAGCAGGAAGATGTCACTGATCGCAAGGCCTGGTCAGGGCTTCTGCTGCATGTCCTTGAAAACAGCAAGGACCTGTCCGGCACCTGGGGTGCCGTGATCGGCGACAAGCTCGATGGCAAGGATGCACAGGCTGCCAACACCGAGTATCATGATGCTTCCGGCATCTGGCGCCCCTATTTCTTCCGCAACCCGGACGGCTCGATCGGCTTCCGCACCATCGCCGACATGGACAAGAAGTCCAAGGAAGACCTGAGCTGGTTCTACGGTGCCTTCGACAGCGGCAAGCCCTATGCCACCGAGCCTTATAGCTGGGACATGGGCGGCAAGACGGTAACCGGTGTTTCCCTCGCGGTTCCCATCAAGGATGCCAGCGGCAAGACCATTGGCGTTGCAGGTACAGACATCATTCTCACCCAGCTGTCCGAGTATCTGTCGACGATCAAACCACTCGGCAGCGGCACGGTTCAGCTGATTTCCCGCGAGGGCAAATGGATCGCCCATTCTGATCAGTCGCTGCTCGGCAAGGACTGGCAGGAAGGTCGCAACGCCAAGGATCTCGACCATCAGGCCGAACTGCTTGAGGCCATCAAGTCCGGCCGGGAGATCTCCTACGAGGGCTATTCCAATGCGCTCGGAACCGACGTGATCCGTTTTGTCGATCCAGTTCCCATCGGCGATACGGGCAATTCGCTTGCGCTGATCGTATCCGTGCCGCTTGACAGCGTCTATGCAGCGAGCCGCCAGATTACCCTGTCGGTAGTGGTCACCGGTATCGTCCTCATTCTGGCGGTCTCCCTCGCCCTGTTCCTCGTCGGCCAGTCGGTCATCCGCAAGCCGCTGACGGCAACGACGGAAACCATCAATGCCCTGATCAATCGTCAGTATGACGTTTCCATCGGCTATCTGGATCGCAAGGACGAAATCGGCCAGATCAACCATGCCCTCGAAATCTTCAGGGAAAGTTCGCAACGCGCCGAACAACTGACCATGGAGCAGGAAAAGGAAAAGCAGGAGCAATTGCGCCGCGCAGCAAAGGTCAACGAGCTTGCCAGGGAGTTCGATTCCCAGATCTCCGGTCTGCTCGATACGGTTTCAAGCTCGGTTGAACGCCTCGACCTGACCTCGCAGCAACTGACCCAGGGCGCAGACAGCACATCGATGCGGTCCAACGCCGTGGCAGCAGCCTCCGAACAGGCATCCGCCAACGTCGAAGCCGTCGCTTCGGCCGCCGAAGAACTGTTTGCATCGGTCAACGAGATCAACCGTCAGGTCGATCAGTCCAACCAGATCGCCTCCGAGGCGGTCGCACAGGCCAACCACACCAACAGCAAGATCGAAGGTCTCTCCCATGCGGCGAGCCGCATCGGCGAAGTTGTCAAGCTGATCACCGATGTTGCCGAACAGACCAACCTGCTGGCGCTCAACGCCACCATCGAGGCAGCGCGCGCAGGCGAAGCTGGCAAGGGCTTTGCCGTTGTGGCCGCCGAGGTCAAGGGACTGGCCGAACAGACCTCCAAGGCGACCGATGAAATCGCCCAGCAGATTCAGGCGGTTCAGAACGAGACCAACGGTGCCGTTACGGCGATCGGAGAAATCACGGCCACCATCGAACAGATGAACCGGATTGCCGCCGCCATCACCGAAGCTGTCCAGCAGCAGGGCATGGCAACGCAGGAGATCGCCCGCAACATTCAGGAAGCCTCTGCGGGCACACGGGAAGTGTCGTCCAACATCGCTGGCGTCTCAAACTCGGCCAGCGAGACCGGCGAGGCAGCCCGACACGTCAGCGAGTCGGCCCACGATCTGACCAACGAAGCGGTCGGCCTGCGCAAGAGTGTCAACGGCTTCTTCGATGACATCCGCAAGGTCATGGGCGCCTGA
- a CDS encoding NADP-dependent isocitrate dehydrogenase, with the protein MADQSNPDIIYTIVDEAPELASASFLPIIRSFTAAAGIKVGTKDISLSGRIITTFPETLTEAQRQSDDLAELGELVKTPDANVIKLPNISASVPQLVAAIEELQSQGYAIPSYPEEPKDDAEKDIKARYDAIKGSAVNPVLREGNSDRRAAKAVKNYAQKNPHSMGAWASDSKTHVSSMSGNDFYANEVAATLTADQAGAARIEFVGKDGSVTVLKDGWKLKEGTVVDATFMSAKALSAFLSAEIENTKKDGIMFSLHMKATMMKVSDPIIFGHAVKAWLAPIFEKYADALASVGVNPNSGMGDVLNRIATLPNAAEIQADIEGLTAERPAMYMVDSDKGITNLHVPSDVIIDASMPALIRAGGKGWDAKGEKGDVNCVIPDNCYATIYDEAISFFKANGAFNPATAGTVQNVGLMAQKAEEYGSHPTTFEATGDGAIRIVLANGEILHSLDVEAGDIWRACTANKAPIENWIELAIDRQRLTGAEAIFWLDEKRGHDAEIIKYVVPALEAAGVAEKFQIMAPREATRASLETITAGKDSIAITGNVLRDYLTDLFPILELGTSAKMLSIVKLMNGGGLFETGAGGSAPKHVQQLVQQNHLRWDSMGEFCALSESLNYLADRKGNAKAAVLGAAAEAATQGILDNNNSPSRKVGEPDNRDSHYWFARYWADALAKQTDDAALAAHFAPIAKALVEKEADILKELAAVQGGAADIGGYYHPSVEKKAAVMRPSASLNAIIG; encoded by the coding sequence ATGGCCGATCAGTCGAACCCAGACATCATATATACCATTGTGGACGAGGCGCCTGAGCTGGCAAGCGCATCGTTTCTGCCAATCATCCGCTCTTTCACTGCGGCGGCAGGCATCAAGGTCGGCACCAAGGACATTTCCCTGTCGGGCCGTATCATTACGACCTTTCCGGAAACCCTGACCGAAGCACAGCGCCAGAGCGACGACCTGGCCGAGCTTGGCGAACTGGTCAAGACGCCGGACGCCAATGTCATCAAGCTGCCCAATATCTCGGCTTCCGTGCCGCAGCTGGTGGCTGCCATCGAGGAACTTCAGTCTCAGGGCTACGCTATTCCGTCCTATCCCGAAGAGCCCAAGGATGACGCCGAGAAGGATATCAAGGCGCGCTACGATGCCATCAAGGGGTCGGCCGTGAACCCGGTGCTGCGCGAGGGCAACTCCGACCGCCGTGCAGCCAAGGCCGTCAAGAATTATGCCCAGAAGAACCCGCATTCGATGGGGGCATGGGCCTCGGACAGCAAGACCCACGTGTCTTCCATGTCCGGCAACGACTTCTACGCCAATGAAGTAGCCGCCACGCTGACAGCAGATCAGGCCGGTGCGGCCAGGATCGAGTTTGTCGGCAAGGATGGCTCGGTGACCGTTCTGAAAGATGGCTGGAAGCTGAAAGAAGGCACCGTGGTTGACGCGACCTTCATGTCGGCCAAGGCGCTGTCCGCGTTCCTGTCGGCAGAAATCGAGAATACCAAAAAAGACGGTATCATGTTCTCGCTGCACATGAAGGCGACGATGATGAAGGTTTCCGACCCGATCATCTTCGGACATGCCGTCAAGGCGTGGCTGGCTCCGATCTTCGAGAAATATGCCGACGCGCTGGCCAGTGTCGGTGTCAATCCGAACTCCGGCATGGGCGATGTGCTGAACCGCATTGCGACCCTGCCCAATGCAGCCGAGATTCAGGCTGACATCGAGGGTCTTACCGCTGAACGTCCTGCCATGTATATGGTTGACAGCGACAAGGGTATCACCAACCTGCATGTGCCGTCTGACGTGATCATTGACGCCTCCATGCCTGCGCTCATCCGTGCCGGGGGCAAGGGCTGGGATGCCAAGGGCGAGAAGGGCGACGTCAACTGCGTCATTCCGGACAATTGCTATGCAACCATCTATGACGAAGCCATTTCCTTCTTCAAGGCCAACGGTGCGTTCAACCCGGCGACGGCTGGCACCGTTCAGAACGTTGGTCTGATGGCCCAGAAGGCTGAGGAATACGGCTCCCATCCGACCACCTTTGAAGCCACTGGTGATGGGGCCATCCGCATCGTGCTGGCCAATGGTGAAATCCTGCACAGCCTTGACGTCGAGGCCGGGGACATCTGGCGGGCCTGTACGGCCAATAAAGCCCCGATCGAAAACTGGATCGAGCTGGCAATCGATCGCCAGCGTCTGACCGGTGCCGAGGCTATTTTCTGGTTGGATGAAAAGCGCGGTCACGATGCCGAGATCATCAAATATGTTGTTCCGGCTCTTGAAGCGGCTGGTGTTGCCGAGAAATTCCAGATCATGGCACCACGCGAAGCCACCCGTGCTTCGCTCGAAACCATCACGGCAGGCAAGGACAGCATTGCCATTACCGGTAACGTGCTGCGCGATTATCTCACCGATCTGTTCCCGATCCTCGAACTGGGTACCTCGGCCAAGATGCTTTCCATCGTCAAGCTGATGAATGGCGGTGGTCTGTTCGAAACCGGCGCTGGCGGGTCTGCACCAAAGCATGTGCAGCAGCTGGTGCAGCAGAACCATCTGCGTTGGGACTCCATGGGTGAATTCTGCGCCCTCAGCGAGAGCCTCAACTATCTTGCCGACCGCAAGGGCAACGCCAAGGCCGCTGTTCTGGGCGCTGCGGCCGAAGCCGCCACGCAAGGCATTCTGGACAACAACAACTCGCCGTCCCGCAAGGTGGGTGAGCCTGATAACCGTGACAGCCACTACTGGTTCGCCCGTTATTGGGCCGATGCCCTCGCCAAGCAGACGGACGATGCTGCTCTGGCTGCCCATTTCGCACCAATTGCCAAGGCCTTGGTCGAAAAGGAGGCCGATATCCTCAAGGAACTGGCTGCCGTTCAGGGCGGTGCAGCCGACATCGGTGGCTATTATCATCCAAGCGTCGAGAAGAAGGCTGCGGTCATGCGTCCGAGCGCATCGCTCAACGCGATCATCGGATAA
- the iolG gene encoding inositol 2-dehydrogenase, whose product MIRIGLLGAGRIGQIHARSVNALDNVEIVAIHDPVDEAAAFVQAMTGAARASLLEIVDDPDIDAVIIASPAMKHAEQILEAAQGGKHIFCEKPIDMNMDTVRECVAAVEKAGVKMMVGFNHRFDTNFNAVKRNIENGEVGEVELVQITSRDPSAPPLDYLKTSGGIFVDMMIHDFDMARYVLDDEIVEVSATGSVLTDPAIGRIGDLDTATATLKSSKGRIAVITNSRRSSYGYDQRVEVHGSKGMVRANNLRGTSVTLANATGYRSDPLLDYFQERYAVSYKSELQTFCRVISGQDEKHPDHIDGLKAIELAEAAWESYRTGKVIKVGQ is encoded by the coding sequence ATGATCCGTATCGGTCTTTTGGGAGCCGGCCGCATTGGCCAAATTCATGCCAGATCCGTGAATGCGCTCGACAATGTTGAAATTGTCGCGATTCATGATCCTGTGGATGAAGCTGCCGCCTTTGTGCAAGCCATGACCGGCGCTGCACGAGCTTCCCTTCTGGAGATCGTGGATGACCCGGATATTGACGCCGTGATCATCGCGTCTCCTGCCATGAAGCATGCCGAACAGATTCTGGAAGCCGCTCAGGGTGGCAAGCACATCTTCTGCGAAAAGCCGATCGACATGAACATGGATACGGTCCGCGAATGTGTCGCGGCTGTCGAGAAGGCTGGCGTGAAGATGATGGTTGGCTTCAACCATCGTTTCGACACCAATTTCAACGCCGTCAAGCGCAATATCGAGAATGGCGAAGTGGGCGAGGTTGAGCTTGTCCAGATCACCTCTCGTGATCCGTCCGCTCCGCCCCTTGACTATCTCAAGACTTCCGGTGGCATTTTCGTTGACATGATGATCCACGACTTCGACATGGCGCGCTATGTGCTCGACGACGAGATCGTCGAGGTTTCTGCGACCGGTTCCGTTCTGACCGACCCGGCCATTGGCCGCATTGGCGATCTGGATACCGCGACCGCAACACTGAAATCTTCCAAGGGCCGCATTGCCGTCATCACCAACAGTCGCCGTTCGAGCTATGGCTATGACCAGCGCGTCGAAGTGCATGGCTCCAAGGGCATGGTCCGCGCCAACAACTTGCGTGGCACCTCGGTCACTCTGGCAAATGCCACCGGCTATCGCAGCGACCCGCTTCTCGACTATTTCCAGGAACGTTACGCCGTGTCCTACAAGTCCGAATTGCAGACATTCTGCCGCGTGATTTCTGGTCAGGATGAAAAGCACCCCGACCATATCGATGGTTTGAAGGCCATTGAGCTGGCGGAAGCCGCCTGGGAATCCTACCGTACTGGCAAGGTGATCAAGGTCGGGCAGTAA
- a CDS encoding metalloregulator ArsR/SmtB family transcription factor, translated as MSTRVFSEDIDESALEKMADVSSQASSFLKAIAHDGRLMILCHLADGEKSVTELEDLLSARQAAVSQQLSRLRLEGLIDSRREGKSIYYHLADDRARRVMDLVYDLFCGNEN; from the coding sequence TATCGACGAGTCCGCGTTGGAGAAAATGGCCGATGTCTCATCGCAGGCATCCAGTTTTCTCAAGGCAATTGCTCACGACGGACGTTTGATGATCCTTTGCCACCTTGCAGACGGCGAGAAGTCCGTTACCGAACTGGAAGACTTGCTCTCTGCTCGTCAAGCGGCAGTATCCCAACAACTGTCTCGCCTTCGTCTGGAGGGTCTCATCGATTCTCGCAGGGAAGGGAAATCGATATACTACCATCTGGCGGATGACCGCGCTCGGCGGGTCATGGACCTCGTCTATGATCTTTTCTGCGGCAACGAGAACTAG